One window of the Sulfitobacter alexandrii genome contains the following:
- a CDS encoding FliM/FliN family flagellar motor switch protein, which translates to MAQGQERSDIGGGSVLRRKTDSGRALHQARAMTLAKALRLGLAKTGDDLMGLTLAALSIRVEEVAGDALETCFDGEYLLMLLDGPGGRPAAAALDPQLVGALIQQETMGQVLPDLGGPPRAMTNTDAAVTAPFVDGMISRAACLPDDAQERQLIEGHRFGSRVDTPRLLSLALEEPRYRMIRIAVDIAGGVRQGHMLLCLPLPEEAPVTGTVDTTSDAGSNPAARPRTLGDGALLLNVDLTVALARLRLPLARLSALRVGELLPLDSARFDLAEVLSPAGGRLVRGVLGQIDGCRALRIVPEETGGVVPHRRATDREAAGQPDPVPLGGAPAPQGDALWESSDTLAEASVMPDLSDLPELTLTDPEDPLPFDGLAEAQGLPERKAG; encoded by the coding sequence ATGGCGCAGGGGCAGGAAAGATCGGACATCGGCGGTGGCTCGGTGCTGCGGCGCAAGACCGATAGCGGGCGGGCGCTGCATCAGGCGCGCGCCATGACCCTTGCCAAGGCGTTGCGGCTGGGGCTGGCCAAGACGGGCGACGATCTGATGGGTCTGACGTTGGCGGCCCTGTCCATCCGGGTGGAGGAAGTCGCGGGCGACGCGCTCGAAACCTGCTTTGACGGGGAATACCTGCTGATGCTGCTCGACGGTCCCGGCGGGCGTCCGGCGGCGGCGGCATTGGACCCGCAACTGGTCGGCGCGCTCATCCAGCAGGAAACCATGGGGCAGGTGCTGCCCGATCTGGGCGGGCCGCCGCGCGCGATGACCAACACCGATGCCGCCGTCACCGCGCCGTTCGTCGACGGGATGATCTCGCGCGCCGCCTGCCTGCCCGACGACGCGCAGGAGCGTCAGCTGATCGAGGGGCACCGCTTTGGCAGCCGGGTGGATACGCCCCGCCTGCTGTCGCTCGCGCTGGAGGAACCGCGGTACCGGATGATCCGTATCGCGGTCGACATCGCGGGCGGGGTGCGGCAGGGCCACATGCTCCTCTGCCTGCCGCTGCCGGAGGAGGCCCCGGTCACCGGCACGGTCGATACGACAAGCGACGCCGGGAGCAATCCGGCAGCCCGGCCAAGAACGCTGGGCGACGGCGCATTGCTGCTGAACGTGGATCTGACCGTTGCCCTTGCGCGGCTCAGGCTGCCACTGGCGCGCCTGAGCGCCCTGCGCGTGGGCGAGCTGCTGCCGCTCGACAGTGCCCGGTTCGACCTCGCCGAGGTGCTGAGCCCCGCGGGGGGCAGGTTGGTGCGGGGGGTCTTGGGGCAGATCGACGGCTGCCGTGCCCTGCGTATCGTTCCGGAAGAGACGGGCGGTGTCGTCCCGCACCGGCGGGCGACGGACCGGGAAGCGGCCGGGCAGCCTGACCCTGTCCCGCTGGGCGGCGCTCCGGCCCCGCAAGGGGATGCGCTATGGGAGTCGTCCGATACCCTGGCCGAGGCGTCGGT